A window of the Dermacentor variabilis isolate Ectoservices unplaced genomic scaffold, ASM5094787v1 scaffold_12, whole genome shotgun sequence genome harbors these coding sequences:
- the LOC142565767 gene encoding beta-3 adrenergic receptor-like, translated as MLVLAVVCRFRRMRSPTNVLLASLATADIAVALLVMPPRLAYDLVRAWRLGLLACRLWISCDVMCCTASILHLLAVALDRFWAITRPLRYRVSRRRLALAVAAIWLCSAAISFVPVLLGWHADGSAPDASDCGLRVNAVYALVSSLTSFYLPLPVMLYVYLRILLVAGRQARQIRLLERSLAGPSPGLRRSLRRRSKQLLHDTKAVRSLGIVLGVFCACWLPFFLMYLITACCPACDLGYEWSCAITWLGYSNSAFNPCIYAFLNRDFRAAFQELLGCGSRRRTADAMLGPARRRSLVKPPPSCAHAVAAAVSSTARVSSVDCGKDSAEAERR; from the coding sequence ATGCTCGTGCTAGCCGTAGTGTGCCGGTTCCGGCGCATGCGGTCGCCGACCAATGTGCTGCTTGCGAGTCTCGCCACAGCCGACATTGCCGTCGCGTTGCTCGTGATGCCGCCTCGACTCGCCTACGACCTGGTGCGCGCCTGGCGTCTGGGCCTGCTTGCCTGCCGCCTGTGGATCTCGTGCGACGTCATGTGCTGCACGGCCTCCATCCTGCACCTTCTCGCTGTGGCGCTGGACCGGTTCTGGGCCATCACACGGCCGCTGCGCTACCGGGTGTCCCGGAGGCGGTTGGCGCTCGCCGTGGCCGCCATCTGGCTCTGCTCGGCGGCCATCTCGTTCGTGCCCGTACTGCTGGGCTGGCACGCTGACGGCAGCGCACCCGACGCCTCCGATTGCGGCCTGCGCGTCAACGCCGTCTACGCGCTCGTGTCGTCGCTCACCTCCTTCTACCTGCCGCTACCGGTGATGCTGTACGTGTACTTGCGCATCCTGCTGGTGgccggacgccaagcccgtcagATCCGGCTCCTGGAGCGCTCTTTGGCTGGACCTTCGCCGGGCCTGCGGCGGAGCCTGCGCCGCCGCTCCAAGCAGCTGCTCCACGACACCAAGGCGGTCCGGTCGCTGGGGATCGTGCTGGGCGTGTTCTGCGCCTGCTGGCTGCCATTCTTCCTCATGTACCTCATCACGGCCTGCTGCCCGGCCTGCGACCTCGGCTACGAGTGGAGCTGCGCCATCACGTGGCTCGGCTACTCCAACTCTGCCTTCAACCCTTGCATATACGCCTTTCTGAACCGTGATTTCCGGGCAGCCTTCCAGGAGCTTCTGGGATGCGGCTCTCGTCGGCGTACCGCAGACGCCATGCTGGGCCCCGCGCGGCGGCGCTCGCTTGTGAAGCCACCACCGTCGTGCGCGCACGCCGTCGCAGCGGCCGTTTCGAGCACGGCACGCGTCTCGTCCGTGGACTGCGGGAAGGACTCTGCTGAGGCCGAGCGCCGCTAG